From a region of the Constantimarinum furrinae genome:
- a CDS encoding glutamine synthetase III family protein: MSTLRFHAVKETFNREPIKVTEPERRSSIFGNNVFNENAMRQYLTKDSYTSIMDAVENGTKIARPIADHISTGMKEWAISKGATHYTHWFQPLTGATAEKHDAFFETLSNGQTIEKFGGGQLVQQEPDASSFPNGGIRNTFEARGYTAWDPTSPAFIYGTTLCIPTVFVAYTGEALDYKTPLLRALQVIDTAATAVAKYFDKNVTKVNATLGWEQEYFLIDKALAASRPDISLAGRTLLGHASAKGQQLDDHYFGSIPARVLNYMRDLETECMYLGIPVKTRHNEVAPNQFELAPIFEETNLAVDHNSLLMDVMDKIADRHNFKVLFHEKPFAGVNGSGKHNNWSLATNTGVNLLGPGSTPMKNLQFLTFFINTIKAVNEHEELIRASIASASNDHRLGANEAPPAIISVFIGSQLTEVLDELEKVTNGKLSPQEKTDLKLNVVGKIPEILLDNTDRNRTSPFAFTGNKFELRAVGSTANCANPMTVLNAIVAKQLMDFKKQVDGLIKDKKMKKDDAIFNVLREYIQDSKRIRFEGDGYGEAWEKEAKKRGLSNHKTTPEALKAKVSKKSIALFEELGIMSKTEMEARYEIETDEYALRIQIEGRILGDIARNHVIPTAIRYQNILIENVRGIKDIYGTNFKKIAGEQMQLIEQISKHIENINKGITDMINERKKANKIDDAEKKASAYCVKVKPYFDIIRYHCDKLELLVDDEIWPLTKYRELLFTK, from the coding sequence ATGTCCACATTAAGATTCCACGCTGTTAAAGAAACATTTAATCGTGAACCAATTAAAGTAACCGAGCCCGAACGTCGCTCATCCATTTTCGGAAATAATGTATTTAATGAAAATGCGATGCGACAGTATCTTACCAAAGACTCCTACACTAGTATTATGGATGCGGTAGAGAACGGAACTAAGATCGCACGACCCATTGCAGATCATATTTCAACTGGAATGAAAGAGTGGGCTATTTCTAAAGGTGCCACACATTACACCCACTGGTTTCAACCACTTACTGGAGCCACTGCAGAAAAACACGATGCCTTTTTTGAAACCTTAAGTAACGGACAAACTATCGAAAAATTTGGAGGTGGACAATTGGTGCAACAAGAGCCCGATGCCTCGAGTTTCCCTAACGGAGGAATAAGAAATACCTTTGAGGCCAGGGGATATACAGCCTGGGATCCCACTTCACCTGCATTTATTTACGGAACAACCCTTTGTATACCTACTGTTTTTGTAGCCTACACCGGAGAGGCCTTGGATTATAAGACTCCATTACTAAGGGCACTTCAGGTGATTGACACGGCTGCAACAGCCGTAGCGAAGTATTTCGATAAAAACGTAACCAAAGTAAACGCAACCTTAGGGTGGGAGCAGGAGTATTTTTTAATTGATAAGGCGCTTGCTGCATCCCGCCCGGATATTTCTTTGGCAGGGAGAACCTTACTGGGACATGCTTCAGCTAAGGGACAACAGTTGGACGATCATTATTTTGGATCTATTCCTGCTCGCGTTTTAAATTATATGCGGGATCTTGAAACCGAATGTATGTATTTGGGAATACCTGTAAAGACGCGACACAACGAGGTAGCTCCAAATCAATTTGAATTAGCGCCAATTTTTGAAGAAACAAATCTTGCGGTCGATCACAACTCCTTATTAATGGATGTAATGGACAAGATCGCAGATCGGCACAATTTTAAGGTATTGTTTCACGAAAAACCATTTGCAGGAGTAAACGGTAGCGGGAAGCACAACAACTGGTCTCTGGCTACAAATACCGGAGTGAACCTTTTAGGACCAGGAAGTACTCCAATGAAGAACCTTCAGTTCTTAACCTTTTTCATCAACACCATTAAGGCAGTTAATGAACATGAGGAGTTAATTAGAGCGTCGATCGCAAGCGCCAGTAACGATCATCGTCTGGGAGCAAATGAAGCACCCCCGGCCATCATTTCAGTTTTCATTGGGTCTCAGCTCACTGAAGTTTTAGATGAGTTGGAAAAAGTAACCAATGGAAAACTATCGCCACAAGAAAAAACCGACCTTAAATTAAACGTGGTAGGAAAGATACCTGAGATCTTATTGGACAATACCGACAGGAACAGAACTTCGCCGTTTGCCTTTACTGGAAATAAGTTCGAATTGCGTGCCGTAGGATCCACCGCCAATTGCGCGAATCCAATGACAGTACTGAATGCCATAGTAGCAAAGCAGTTGATGGATTTTAAAAAGCAGGTAGATGGTCTTATTAAAGACAAGAAGATGAAGAAGGATGATGCTATATTTAATGTACTTCGTGAATATATTCAGGATTCAAAACGAATTCGTTTTGAAGGTGACGGATACGGTGAAGCCTGGGAGAAAGAAGCGAAGAAGCGTGGTTTGAGTAATCACAAGACCACCCCTGAAGCATTAAAAGCGAAAGTATCCAAAAAATCGATTGCCTTGTTTGAAGAATTGGGAATAATGAGTAAGACAGAAATGGAAGCTCGTTATGAGATCGAAACAGATGAATATGCACTGCGTATCCAGATAGAAGGAAGAATTTTAGGAGACATTGCCAGAAACCATGTTATACCTACAGCTATCAGATACCAAAATATATTAATTGAAAACGTGCGAGGAATTAAAGATATTTATGGTACGAATTTTAAGAAAATCGCCGGAGAGCAGATGCAGTTGATTGAGCAAATTTCGAAGCATATCGAAAATATTAATAAAGGGATTACCGATATGATTAATGAACGTAAGAAAGCTAATAAAATTGATGATGCAGAAAAGAAGGCTTCGGCCTATTGTGTGAAGGTAAAACCTTACTTTGATATTATTAGATATCATTGCGATAAGCTCGAATTATTGGTCGATGATGAGATCTGGCCCCTCACAAAGTACCGTGAATTGCTGTTTACAAAGTAA
- a CDS encoding curli assembly protein CsgF, with protein sequence MKTIVTILFLVGSSYAFGQQFVYTPKNPAFGGDPFNYTWLLNSANAQNPFTDESQFGDFGDLGALNNSLNNQLLGGQFGQGELPPLGTSQNGNLEYEVYESNEGLVINILDITTGEQTQIIVPN encoded by the coding sequence ATGAAAACCATAGTTACGATATTATTTTTGGTAGGAAGCTCCTACGCATTTGGACAACAATTCGTGTATACTCCTAAAAACCCGGCATTTGGAGGGGACCCATTTAATTATACCTGGTTGTTAAATTCGGCCAACGCTCAGAATCCGTTTACCGATGAGAGTCAGTTTGGTGACTTCGGTGATCTTGGAGCTTTAAACAATAGTTTAAATAATCAACTATTAGGAGGCCAGTTCGGACAGGGAGAGCTACCTCCACTTGGCACATCTCAGAATGGAAATCTGGAGTACGAGGTTTACGAATCGAATGAAGGTCTTGTTATAAATATTTTAGACATTACCACCGGCGAACAAACGCAAATAATTGTTCCTAATTAG
- a CDS encoding carboxypeptidase regulatory-like domain-containing protein, with the protein MLLILFTSCNEDRIGEFDFGTIQGTVVASGTNTPLENVRISTQPISSTVFTDSNGKFTIENVPVGDFAVEARVEGYITDFEPTTVQANRTVQVVFELEVSTANNRPPTAPQLIAPGENEVLQSIEAVFEWSATDPEEDPLTYSLELRNDQNNDVLLFEDIEDTTFTYSPLMLGAQYFWQVSVSDGINDPVLSPVGTFEVIGAPGDNRFLFVRNIDGNNVIFSADEDGTEFQLTSQEMNSYRPRRNITANRIAFFQSDGASTDIYTMDRDGSNITRITSTVKPNGFNLNEINFSWPLNSDYIYFPNFDKLYRIKTNGLGIEMVYQTVDGSFISEVSVSDTDNLIALKTNDINGYNVNVFTIDFSGTVIDTILTGVPGGVSGLSLSVTNQSVVYSYDVSGYEAPSYRRLDSRIFLYDIPSGTTTDISDNKPNGTSDLDPIFSPNEAFVVFMNTSNDGISQKDVYTLEINVADTRELMFSNAFMPDWE; encoded by the coding sequence ATGTTATTAATCCTTTTTACATCGTGTAATGAGGATAGAATCGGAGAGTTTGATTTTGGAACGATTCAGGGAACTGTAGTTGCCTCCGGAACAAATACCCCTCTGGAAAATGTGAGAATATCTACGCAACCCATTTCCAGCACCGTTTTTACTGACAGTAACGGGAAATTTACCATTGAAAATGTACCGGTTGGTGATTTTGCCGTTGAAGCACGGGTTGAAGGATATATTACCGATTTTGAACCCACAACAGTACAGGCTAATCGTACTGTACAAGTAGTTTTTGAACTTGAAGTTTCTACCGCAAATAATAGGCCGCCAACAGCTCCTCAGTTGATCGCACCCGGCGAGAATGAGGTGTTACAAAGCATCGAAGCCGTTTTCGAATGGTCGGCCACAGACCCTGAAGAGGATCCTCTTACCTATAGTCTGGAGCTCAGAAATGACCAAAACAATGATGTGCTATTGTTTGAAGACATAGAAGATACCACATTTACCTATTCTCCTTTAATGCTTGGAGCACAGTATTTCTGGCAGGTTTCCGTGAGCGATGGTATTAACGATCCCGTACTAAGTCCCGTGGGCACCTTTGAAGTGATTGGCGCTCCCGGTGATAACCGATTTTTGTTTGTAAGAAATATTGATGGAAATAATGTGATATTTTCAGCAGATGAGGATGGAACCGAATTTCAGCTTACATCTCAGGAAATGAACAGTTATCGACCAAGACGCAATATTACCGCTAACCGAATTGCTTTTTTCCAGTCTGATGGTGCTTCGACCGATATTTATACCATGGACAGAGATGGTTCAAACATTACAAGGATAACCTCAACAGTTAAGCCTAACGGTTTTAATTTAAATGAAATCAATTTTTCATGGCCGTTAAACAGTGATTATATCTATTTTCCGAATTTCGATAAGCTGTATCGAATCAAAACCAACGGATTAGGAATTGAAATGGTGTATCAAACAGTTGATGGATCGTTTATCTCTGAAGTATCGGTAAGTGATACCGATAATCTGATCGCCTTAAAAACAAACGATATCAACGGATATAATGTAAATGTCTTTACCATAGATTTTTCCGGAACGGTTATAGATACTATATTAACGGGAGTTCCCGGGGGTGTAAGCGGACTAAGTCTGTCGGTTACTAATCAATCTGTGGTTTATTCATACGACGTTTCAGGCTATGAGGCACCGTCGTATCGCCGATTGGATTCACGTATCTTCCTTTATGATATTCCTTCAGGCACGACTACAGATATTTCAGATAATAAACCGAACGGGACATCAGATCTCGACCCCATTTTTTCACCAAATGAAGCCTTTGTGGTATTTATGAACACGTCTAATGACGGTATTTCGCAAAAGGATGTTTATACTTTGGAAATTAATGTTGCCGATACCAGAGAGCTAATGTTCAGCAATGCCTTTATGCCCGATTGGGAGTAA
- the prfA gene encoding peptide chain release factor 1: MLEKLQIIKQRFDEVSDLIIQPDIISDQKQYIQLNKEYKDLRKLMDKREEYIKHTEHLKEAEEIIADGSDAEMVEMAKMQYEEAKSRIPELEEEIKVLLIPKDPEDSKNAVMEIRAGTGGDEASIFAGDLYRMYTKYCESKGWRTSVVDFSEGTSGGFKEIQFEIEGDDVYGILKFEAGVHRVQRVPQTETQGRVHTSAATVMVFPEAEEFDIEIDPKDVRVDYFCSSGPGGQSVNTTYSAVRLTHEPTGLVAQCQDQKSQHKNKEKAFKVLRSRLYDLELAKKQAEDAAKRGSMVTSGDRSAKIRTYNYAQGRVTDHRINLTLYDLSNIIDGDIQKIIDELQLVSNTEKLKEAGESF; this comes from the coding sequence ATGTTAGAAAAACTTCAGATAATAAAACAGCGCTTCGATGAGGTAAGTGATCTTATCATCCAGCCCGATATCATAAGTGATCAGAAACAATATATTCAACTAAACAAGGAATATAAGGATCTGCGTAAACTTATGGATAAACGGGAGGAATATATTAAGCATACCGAACATTTAAAGGAGGCTGAAGAAATAATCGCCGACGGAAGCGATGCCGAGATGGTGGAAATGGCGAAAATGCAATACGAAGAGGCAAAGTCTCGAATTCCCGAACTAGAAGAAGAAATCAAAGTTTTGCTAATTCCGAAAGATCCAGAGGACTCAAAGAATGCGGTCATGGAAATTCGAGCCGGGACCGGAGGAGACGAGGCCAGTATCTTTGCTGGCGATTTGTATCGAATGTATACCAAATATTGTGAAAGTAAGGGTTGGCGTACCAGCGTAGTTGATTTTAGTGAAGGTACGAGTGGTGGTTTTAAGGAAATTCAATTTGAAATTGAAGGTGATGATGTCTACGGAATTCTGAAATTTGAAGCAGGAGTACACAGAGTTCAACGTGTTCCCCAAACAGAGACGCAGGGACGTGTTCATACCAGTGCGGCAACTGTGATGGTATTCCCTGAAGCGGAAGAATTTGATATTGAAATTGACCCAAAGGATGTTCGGGTCGATTATTTCTGTTCATCGGGTCCTGGAGGACAGTCGGTGAATACCACTTATTCTGCGGTTCGTTTAACGCATGAGCCTACCGGCTTGGTGGCCCAATGTCAGGATCAGAAATCCCAACATAAGAATAAGGAAAAGGCATTTAAGGTATTACGATCGCGGTTGTACGATCTGGAATTGGCTAAAAAACAGGCCGAAGACGCAGCAAAACGGGGGTCTATGGTAACAAGTGGAGACAGAAGTGCGAAAATTAGAACTTATAACTACGCACAGGGGAGAGTAACGGACCACCGAATAAATCTTACGCTTTACGACTTAAGTAATATTATTGACGGGGACATACAAAAGATCATCGATGAGCTTCAGCTGGTAAGTAATACCGAAAAGCTCAAGGAGGCAGGAGAAAGTTTTTAA
- a CDS encoding AIR synthase related protein, with amino-acid sequence MSQDISKRYAQRGVSAGKEDVHNAIENVDKGLFPKAFCKIVPDYLSGDEDYCLVMHADGAGTKSSLAYMYWKETGDLSVWKGIAQDALIMNIDDLLCVGAVDNIMLSSTIGRNKNVIPGEVISALINGSEELINELSDFGVQIHSTGGETADVGDLVRTIIVDSTVTARMKRSDVLDNANIVPGDVIVGLASFGQATYEKEYNGGMGSNGLTSARHDVFNHTLGTKYPESFDPSVPSSLVYSGTKELLDDVEDSPLNAGKLVLSPTRTYAPVIKSILSKLDRKNIHGMVHCSGGAQTKILHFVDKLHVIKDNLFPVPPLFKLIQSESGTDWKEMYQVFNMGHRMELYVPSSEAQKIIEISESFNIDARVIGRVEASEKRQLTIKTSNGIFTY; translated from the coding sequence ATGAGTCAGGATATTTCAAAAAGGTACGCGCAGCGAGGAGTTTCGGCCGGTAAGGAAGATGTTCACAACGCTATTGAGAATGTGGATAAAGGCCTGTTTCCTAAGGCATTTTGTAAAATTGTACCAGACTACCTCAGCGGGGATGAGGATTACTGTCTTGTAATGCATGCAGATGGAGCAGGGACCAAATCATCACTTGCCTATATGTATTGGAAAGAAACCGGAGATCTTTCTGTTTGGAAGGGGATCGCACAGGACGCGCTTATAATGAATATTGACGATCTGTTGTGTGTAGGAGCAGTTGATAATATTATGCTTTCTTCTACCATTGGCCGAAACAAGAATGTTATTCCGGGAGAAGTTATTTCTGCACTCATTAATGGTTCTGAAGAACTTATAAATGAGCTGTCAGATTTTGGAGTTCAAATTCACTCAACTGGCGGAGAAACTGCCGATGTAGGCGATCTTGTCCGTACGATTATAGTGGATTCCACGGTGACTGCCCGGATGAAGCGAAGTGATGTACTAGATAATGCAAATATAGTACCCGGGGATGTGATAGTTGGCCTGGCTTCCTTTGGACAAGCTACCTATGAAAAGGAATATAACGGGGGCATGGGAAGCAATGGACTTACATCTGCTAGACATGACGTATTTAATCATACCCTAGGCACGAAATATCCGGAGAGCTTTGACCCCTCGGTACCCTCTTCTTTGGTGTATTCGGGTACAAAGGAATTACTGGACGATGTTGAGGATAGCCCGCTAAACGCCGGGAAGTTAGTTTTGTCACCAACACGTACTTACGCACCGGTTATAAAGTCGATATTATCTAAACTGGATAGGAAAAATATTCATGGAATGGTACATTGCAGTGGTGGAGCCCAGACAAAGATCCTTCACTTTGTAGACAAACTCCATGTCATTAAAGACAATTTATTTCCGGTACCCCCGCTTTTCAAACTAATTCAGTCTGAAAGCGGAACCGATTGGAAAGAAATGTATCAGGTATTCAATATGGGACATCGAATGGAATTATACGTACCTTCCTCCGAAGCCCAGAAGATCATTGAGATCTCGGAATCTTTCAATATAGACGCTCGGGTTATTGGTCGTGTGGAGGCTTCAGAAAAAAGACAACTTACTATTAAAACTAGCAACGGTATATTTACTTATTAG
- a CDS encoding calcium/sodium antiporter gives MSILFIFLGLLLLVIGGEFLVRSSVALSFKLRLSKMVIGLTVVSFATSAPELLVSVQAAVNGFSDISLGNVIGSNIANIGLVLGITAVIAPLAIDKDFYKFNWPVMMLLSVLLYFLLKSENELSRMEGMVFVVLLMVYLFLLIRRARNQRESQPTDDGIDDGLSLASNFKIGIWLLLGGAALYGGSELLVTGAVDLATAMGISERVIAVTMIAVGTSVPELAASVIAALKKEKAISLGNLIGSNIFNIASVLGITAIINPISLIDETSGIISADSLKILTNDIWWMIGFSAILIPFAFLPKKFTIGRYKGIVIVIAYCAFVGLAFID, from the coding sequence ATGAGCATACTCTTTATCTTTTTAGGGCTTTTGTTGTTGGTAATTGGAGGAGAATTTCTGGTAAGATCATCTGTGGCACTTTCGTTTAAACTTCGATTGTCCAAAATGGTGATCGGATTAACAGTGGTTTCTTTTGCTACTTCCGCTCCGGAATTATTAGTAAGCGTACAGGCAGCGGTAAATGGGTTTAGTGATATCTCTTTAGGAAATGTTATAGGATCTAATATTGCGAATATAGGATTGGTCTTGGGAATAACAGCTGTAATTGCTCCTTTGGCAATAGACAAGGATTTTTATAAATTCAATTGGCCGGTGATGATGCTCCTGTCGGTACTTCTTTATTTTCTTCTGAAAAGTGAAAATGAATTAAGCCGTATGGAAGGCATGGTATTCGTGGTCTTGTTAATGGTCTATCTTTTTCTACTCATTAGACGAGCCCGTAATCAGCGCGAATCTCAACCAACAGACGATGGCATTGACGATGGGCTATCTTTAGCCTCAAATTTTAAAATAGGGATTTGGTTGTTGTTGGGAGGTGCTGCCTTATACGGAGGAAGTGAACTTCTGGTTACCGGAGCTGTCGATCTGGCCACTGCAATGGGTATAAGTGAACGGGTAATTGCAGTTACGATGATCGCCGTAGGGACCAGTGTACCGGAATTGGCGGCTTCTGTGATCGCAGCACTTAAAAAGGAAAAAGCCATTTCATTAGGAAATCTAATCGGATCAAATATTTTTAACATTGCTTCAGTATTAGGGATTACTGCCATTATTAATCCAATTTCCCTAATTGATGAAACTTCCGGTATAATTTCAGCAGATAGCTTGAAAATACTAACCAATGATATTTGGTGGATGATCGGGTTTTCGGCAATATTAATTCCGTTTGCATTTCTTCCGAAGAAATTTACTATAGGAAGGTATAAAGGCATAGTGATCGTAATTGCTTATTGTGCTTTTGTAGGTCTGGCGTTTATCGATTAG
- a CDS encoding BlaI/MecI/CopY family transcriptional regulator — protein MEQLTNKEEEVMQSLWKLEKAFVKEVVADLGNSNHYNTVSTIIRNMEDKGYVSHVAFGNTHQYFPVISKEEYTEKYMNRATKRYFDNSYKSMVSFFAREEKISAEELREILEIIENKQ, from the coding sequence ATGGAACAGTTAACAAATAAAGAAGAAGAGGTAATGCAATCCCTTTGGAAGCTTGAAAAGGCTTTCGTAAAAGAAGTAGTTGCAGATCTTGGGAATTCCAATCATTACAATACCGTATCGACGATAATAAGAAATATGGAAGATAAGGGTTATGTTTCTCATGTGGCCTTTGGAAACACCCACCAGTACTTTCCCGTGATCAGCAAGGAAGAATATACTGAGAAATATATGAATCGAGCCACCAAGCGTTATTTCGATAACAGCTATAAAAGCATGGTGTCCTTCTTTGCCAGAGAAGAAAAAATTAGTGCAGAGGAACTCCGAGAAATTTTAGAGATCATAGAAAACAAACAATAA
- a CDS encoding CsgE family curli-type amyloid fiber assembly protein, whose product MCLLLTTHIGYSQIYNTEIEAKINMESNTEFISITGSAFNKTEFSQSVRYVLSVIKNDPQSSNRSKNDQSGRIVLDAGQKSNLSSTTINAGDTDRIIILLLIYDLENNLKGKDRIVINGTEADNKEQALKEEKELNLSPDAQHDNSDGVFLRGIVLEETKTKPGRDFFKEFSSLYQNNNLNGREVVTVKEELALANNTKIQILVANEVIFEFFVRPQTDFLKQAATESIRRVFLHFKYLEESKDYVRRF is encoded by the coding sequence ATGTGTCTTCTATTGACGACTCATATTGGGTATTCACAGATCTACAATACTGAAATTGAGGCGAAGATCAATATGGAGAGCAACACTGAATTCATAAGTATAACCGGTTCTGCATTTAACAAAACGGAATTTAGTCAGAGTGTACGGTATGTCCTTTCTGTTATAAAAAATGACCCGCAAAGTTCTAATAGAAGTAAAAATGATCAGAGCGGTAGAATTGTCCTTGATGCCGGACAAAAAAGTAATCTCTCCTCCACCACAATTAATGCCGGCGATACAGATAGGATCATTATACTTTTGTTAATATATGATCTGGAAAATAATCTAAAGGGAAAAGACCGAATCGTTATAAACGGTACTGAAGCAGATAATAAGGAACAGGCACTTAAGGAAGAAAAGGAACTAAACCTCTCGCCGGATGCTCAACATGATAATAGTGATGGGGTTTTTTTAAGAGGAATAGTATTAGAGGAAACCAAAACTAAACCCGGGCGTGATTTCTTTAAGGAATTCTCTTCTCTATATCAAAATAATAACCTGAATGGTAGAGAAGTGGTAACGGTTAAAGAAGAATTGGCACTTGCTAACAATACGAAAATTCAGATATTGGTTGCGAACGAAGTTATATTCGAGTTCTTTGTTCGTCCCCAAACCGATTTTCTAAAGCAAGCGGCAACTGAATCTATACGAAGAGTTTTTCTTCATTTTAAGTATCTGGAAGAAAGTAAAGATTACGTGAGAAGATTTTAA
- a CDS encoding CsgG/HfaB family protein, whose protein sequence is MIIYLRNTLLISFVLLLTGCGAYFNQPIAPQDARMAEVTNQTRKLKDLPKPLSPIVVGVYNFKDQTGQYKNIENGSTFSTAVTQGATTILIKALEDSKWFRPIERENLNNLLNERNIIRTTRDEYRKSADDPVQRLNPLLFAGILLEGGVISYDTNLMTGGVGARYFGTGGSSQYRQDRITVYLRAISTSTGEVLKTVNVSKTILSQSVDVGIFKYVNFQRLLEVETGFTKNEPTQMAVQEAIELAVHLLILEGIQDKLWTSADGEEKDKELVEEYLIEKQLEESTALYDRKYLKHDFKHAFNVSGGVALVDGDYTSGQLDYMAELGYKYRLIPELSISSRFQIFKLNSTEETNHWWLSESFNVEYNILPHDRLSPFIFAGPEILLFADDSPSLYLQRWDSFFALKFGAGLEYAVSDRVSFVLTGDFNRTFSDKIDNQPGGRRDDFFYTFGFGLNYHFGSKKSKLKTNEHF, encoded by the coding sequence ATGATTATATATTTACGAAATACGCTGCTTATATCTTTTGTATTACTTCTTACGGGTTGTGGGGCTTATTTTAACCAGCCTATTGCACCTCAGGATGCCAGAATGGCCGAAGTGACAAACCAGACCCGAAAATTAAAGGATTTACCCAAACCTTTAAGCCCGATTGTAGTGGGTGTTTATAATTTTAAAGATCAGACAGGTCAGTATAAAAACATAGAAAACGGAAGTACGTTTAGCACCGCTGTCACTCAGGGTGCTACAACCATTCTCATTAAGGCGTTGGAAGATTCAAAATGGTTCAGGCCCATAGAACGTGAGAACCTTAATAATCTTCTTAACGAAAGAAATATAATTAGAACAACAAGAGACGAATACAGGAAATCTGCCGATGACCCGGTACAAAGGTTGAATCCTCTGCTTTTTGCCGGAATATTACTGGAGGGTGGTGTTATTTCTTATGACACCAATTTAATGACCGGTGGTGTTGGAGCACGATATTTCGGAACAGGAGGTTCATCACAGTACAGACAGGACAGGATTACGGTTTATTTGCGAGCAATATCTACCTCTACCGGAGAGGTTTTAAAAACAGTTAATGTATCAAAGACCATACTTTCTCAATCGGTTGATGTCGGTATTTTTAAGTATGTGAATTTTCAACGATTGTTGGAAGTAGAGACAGGTTTTACAAAAAATGAACCAACACAGATGGCCGTTCAGGAGGCCATTGAGCTAGCAGTTCATTTACTTATCCTTGAAGGTATTCAGGATAAATTATGGACATCTGCCGATGGAGAGGAAAAGGATAAGGAATTGGTTGAAGAATATCTTATAGAAAAGCAATTGGAAGAATCCACAGCCTTATATGATCGAAAATATCTTAAGCACGATTTTAAGCATGCGTTCAATGTTTCGGGTGGCGTTGCGCTGGTTGATGGAGATTATACTTCGGGTCAGTTAGACTATATGGCCGAACTGGGATATAAATATCGTTTAATTCCCGAATTGAGTATTTCATCCAGATTTCAGATATTTAAATTGAATTCTACCGAAGAAACCAATCATTGGTGGCTAAGTGAAAGCTTTAATGTCGAGTATAATATTTTGCCACATGATCGATTATCACCATTTATTTTTGCCGGACCTGAGATCCTGTTATTTGCTGACGATTCGCCTTCCCTTTATTTACAACGCTGGGATTCCTTTTTTGCATTAAAATTTGGGGCCGGACTTGAATATGCAGTATCAGACCGGGTATCTTTTGTATTAACCGGTGATTTTAACCGAACCTTTTCCGATAAAATCGACAATCAGCCGGGAGGAAGAAGAGACGATTTCTTTTACACTTTTGGTTTTGGTCTAAATTATCATTTTGGTTCTAAGAAATCTAAATTAAAAACTAACGAACATTTTTAG